The Desulfobacterales bacterium genome contains a region encoding:
- a CDS encoding efflux RND transporter periplasmic adaptor subunit: MSHLGGSQRLNQPIYLLFAILMSGLFYACGEKNEYVEPPAPEVTVSKPLVRNVTEYLEFTGTARAIEEIEIRARVEGFLESVHFQDGDFVKQGQLLFIIDPKPFKAAVENARGRLAKHKAQLERAKKEYQRNLTLFKQSAASEANVVKWKGEMEESKGTVLSSQGALDKALLDLSYCTIRAPIDGRVSRKKVDIGNLVGAGEFTLLTTIRQWEPIYAYFSINERDLLAVMKRAREEGITADNPDKIPLELGLANETGFPHQGHMDFVDSTVDPGTGTMLLRGIFPNPGPPYVLVPGLFVRVRLPINEREDALLVTERALGLDQGGRYLLVVDNENNVDQRYVEIGDLKDGMRVIREGLKPEDRVVVKGIQRAIPGAKVTPVQAQAAKPAAEDEKAKESDSSVDKSSTSS, translated from the coding sequence ATGTCGCACTTAGGTGGTAGCCAGCGGCTAAATCAGCCCATTTACCTATTATTTGCCATTTTGATGTCAGGGCTTTTCTATGCCTGCGGGGAAAAAAACGAATACGTCGAGCCGCCGGCACCGGAAGTCACGGTCAGCAAACCTCTGGTGAGAAATGTCACCGAGTATCTGGAATTCACCGGAACGGCTCGGGCGATCGAAGAAATCGAGATTCGGGCACGGGTCGAAGGGTTTCTGGAAAGCGTGCATTTTCAAGACGGTGATTTCGTCAAGCAGGGACAACTTCTCTTCATCATCGACCCCAAACCATTCAAAGCCGCGGTTGAAAATGCCCGCGGTCGCCTGGCAAAACACAAGGCCCAGCTCGAGCGCGCCAAGAAGGAATATCAGCGCAACTTGACGCTGTTTAAGCAAAGCGCTGCTTCCGAGGCCAATGTCGTCAAATGGAAAGGCGAGATGGAGGAATCCAAAGGAACGGTGCTGTCGTCCCAGGGGGCTCTGGACAAAGCACTTCTGGATCTGAGCTATTGCACCATCCGGGCCCCCATCGATGGACGCGTCAGCCGCAAAAAAGTGGATATCGGCAATTTGGTAGGCGCCGGTGAATTTACGCTGCTGACCACCATCAGACAATGGGAGCCGATCTATGCCTATTTCAGCATCAATGAACGCGATCTATTGGCTGTCATGAAAAGAGCCCGTGAAGAAGGGATTACAGCGGACAATCCCGATAAAATCCCTCTTGAATTGGGGTTGGCCAATGAAACCGGTTTCCCCCACCAAGGTCATATGGATTTCGTGGATTCTACCGTTGACCCGGGAACCGGCACTATGCTGCTTCGAGGCATTTTCCCCAATCCCGGCCCGCCCTATGTTCTTGTGCCCGGGCTGTTTGTGCGGGTGCGTTTGCCGATCAATGAGCGCGAAGATGCATTGCTGGTCACCGAGCGCGCCCTGGGCCTGGACCAGGGGGGGCGCTACCTGCTGGTGGTGGACAATGAAAACAATGTCGATCAACGCTATGTTGAAATCGGCGACTTGAAGGATGGCATGCGGGTGATTCGTGAGGGCCTCAAGCCTGAGGATCGAGTGGTGGTAAAAGGCATCCAACGGGCCATCCCCGGAGCCAAGGTCACTCCCGTGCAGGCACAGGCCGCAAAGCCTGCTGCAGAGGACGAAAAGGCCAAAGAATCTGACAGCTCAGTCGACAAATCATCAACATCGTCTTAG